A single region of the Halobacterium wangiae genome encodes:
- the lysA gene encoding diaminopimelate decarboxylase, translating into MTSNPAVRRLADWSAAELRALADEYGTPLYVQDLDRTRQNFDRVAAAFPDADVHYAVKANAGRAVLRALREAGASAECAAAGEVFRAIEAGYDPREVHYTAVNPPDADLDYVLDAAPEATFVVGARDTIDRLAERGFAGRLALRVHPGVGAGHSADVATGADAKFGVPHDEAASVLGEAAERGFDVVGIHAHVGSGMLDESDVASHREVVERLVEVARESPVDLSFVDVGGGFGVPYHPQEEPLDLESVAATTRDVLADVDAAIVVEPGRYLVADAGVLLTEVNTVKPTDGATLAGVDAGMTTLLRPALYGAHHEVRSLDADAADRDEDLVSVVGPICESTDVLAEDRRLPHPERGDLLAVGNAGAYGIEMVSQYNSRPRPAVVAVEGGDDRLVRERDELSTLTAPER; encoded by the coding sequence GTGACGTCGAATCCTGCCGTACGACGGCTCGCCGACTGGTCGGCCGCGGAGCTACGGGCGCTGGCCGACGAGTACGGCACGCCGCTGTACGTGCAGGACCTCGACCGCACCCGCCAGAACTTCGACCGCGTCGCCGCCGCGTTCCCGGACGCCGACGTCCACTACGCGGTCAAGGCGAACGCGGGCCGCGCGGTCCTCCGGGCGCTCCGCGAGGCCGGCGCGAGCGCGGAGTGCGCCGCCGCCGGCGAGGTGTTCCGCGCTATCGAGGCGGGCTACGACCCCCGGGAGGTACACTACACCGCGGTCAACCCGCCGGACGCGGACCTCGACTACGTGCTCGACGCGGCACCCGAGGCGACGTTCGTCGTCGGCGCCCGGGACACCATCGACAGACTCGCCGAACGCGGCTTCGCCGGCCGTCTCGCACTCCGTGTCCACCCGGGGGTCGGCGCGGGCCACAGCGCCGACGTGGCGACCGGTGCGGACGCGAAGTTCGGCGTCCCCCACGACGAGGCCGCCAGCGTCCTCGGAGAGGCGGCCGAACGAGGGTTCGACGTCGTCGGCATCCACGCCCACGTCGGCAGCGGCATGCTCGACGAGAGCGACGTCGCGTCCCACCGCGAGGTCGTCGAGCGTCTCGTCGAAGTAGCCCGTGAGTCGCCGGTCGACCTCTCGTTCGTGGACGTCGGCGGCGGCTTCGGCGTCCCGTACCACCCCCAGGAGGAACCGCTCGACCTCGAGTCCGTGGCGGCGACGACCCGTGACGTGCTCGCGGACGTCGACGCGGCCATCGTCGTCGAACCGGGACGCTACCTCGTCGCCGACGCGGGCGTCCTGCTGACCGAGGTGAACACCGTCAAGCCAACCGACGGCGCGACGCTCGCCGGCGTCGACGCCGGGATGACGACGCTGCTGCGCCCCGCGCTCTACGGCGCCCACCACGAGGTCCGGTCGCTCGACGCCGACGCGGCCGACCGCGACGAGGACCTGGTGAGCGTCGTCGGCCCCATCTGCGAGAGCACGGACGTGCTCGCCGAGGACCGTCGGCTCCCGCACCCGGAGCGCGGCGACCTGCTCGCGGTCGGCAACGCGGGCGCCTACGGCATCGAGATGGTCTCACAGTACAACTCCCGACCACGACCAGCGGTCGTCGCCGTCGAGGGTGGCGACGACCGACTCGTCCGCGAACGCGACGAACTGTCCACCCTC
- a CDS encoding 2,3,4,5-tetrahydropyridine-2,6-dicarboxylate N-succinyltransferase, with protein sequence MSLEDDVRDLWRRHDAGDVSADTATADDADTLDAFLDALEAGEVRAARKENGEWEAVEWVKRGVLLNFALRETQPREYGDVTYHDVLPLRRTDDLFERGTRNTPDGTVLRRGAHVGADCIVMSPAFVNVGAHVGDGTLVDSCDTVGSCAQIGEDVKLGANTLIGGVLEPVEDAPVVVEDNVSLGAGCRVTSGFVVGHDSVVGENTLLTPRIPVYDLVEEEVLYGELPPERRAFTRFVESSVGEHDLFDGGAYKPAVVALDLEAETLDATQREEVLRS encoded by the coding sequence ATGAGTCTCGAAGACGACGTACGCGACCTCTGGCGGCGACACGACGCGGGCGACGTGAGTGCGGACACCGCGACGGCCGACGACGCGGACACGCTCGACGCCTTCCTCGACGCCCTGGAAGCCGGCGAGGTGCGCGCCGCACGGAAGGAGAACGGAGAGTGGGAGGCCGTCGAGTGGGTGAAGCGCGGCGTGCTACTGAACTTCGCGCTCCGCGAGACGCAGCCGCGTGAGTACGGCGACGTGACCTACCACGACGTGCTCCCGCTGCGCCGCACGGACGACCTCTTCGAACGCGGCACCCGGAACACGCCCGACGGCACCGTCCTCCGGCGCGGCGCGCACGTCGGCGCGGACTGCATCGTGATGTCCCCGGCGTTCGTCAACGTCGGCGCGCACGTCGGCGACGGCACGCTCGTCGACTCCTGTGACACGGTCGGCTCCTGCGCGCAGATCGGCGAGGACGTGAAGCTCGGCGCGAACACGCTCATCGGCGGCGTGCTCGAACCCGTCGAGGACGCGCCCGTCGTCGTCGAGGACAACGTCTCGCTGGGCGCTGGCTGCCGGGTCACCTCCGGGTTCGTCGTCGGCCACGACTCCGTCGTCGGCGAGAACACGCTGCTGACCCCGCGCATCCCCGTCTACGACCTCGTCGAGGAGGAGGTACTGTACGGCGAACTGCCGCCCGAGCGCCGGGCGTTCACGCGGTTCGTCGAGTCGAGCGTCGGCGAACACGACCTCTTCGATGGCGGCGCGTACAAGCCCGCGGTGGTGGCGCTGGACCTCGAAGCGGAGACGCTGGACGCCACGCAGCGCGAGGAGGTACTCAGGTCGTGA
- the dapB gene encoding 4-hydroxy-tetrahydrodipicolinate reductase: protein MRVGVTGATGRMGRTVREVAAERGDEVAFTASRDPAGDLDAADDVAELLVSRNPDAVVDFTVPDASVAHVSAAADAGVPIVVGTTGFDEDQRAALRDAGEDIPVLHGANFSRGVQALLDAVEAAVSALPEYDVEVTETHHSGKRDAPSGTANVLLERIDQTRGKSERVHGRVGDQPREDGEIGVHARRAGDVTGEHEALLAGNEESLELTHRAGSRRVFAAGALDAAAWLADQPAGFYRFEEVAADL, encoded by the coding sequence ATGAGAGTGGGCGTCACAGGCGCGACCGGCCGGATGGGACGAACCGTCCGCGAGGTCGCAGCGGAGCGCGGCGACGAGGTGGCGTTCACGGCGTCCCGCGACCCTGCCGGCGACCTAGACGCGGCAGACGACGTCGCCGAGTTGCTGGTCTCGCGAAATCCTGACGCGGTCGTAGACTTTACTGTGCCGGACGCGAGCGTGGCGCACGTGAGTGCAGCAGCAGACGCCGGCGTCCCGATCGTCGTCGGGACGACCGGCTTCGACGAAGACCAGCGAGCGGCGCTCCGAGACGCCGGCGAGGACATCCCCGTCCTCCACGGCGCGAACTTCTCCCGCGGCGTGCAGGCGCTGCTGGACGCCGTGGAGGCCGCGGTGTCAGCGCTCCCCGAGTACGACGTGGAGGTCACCGAGACCCACCACAGCGGGAAGCGGGACGCTCCGAGTGGCACGGCGAACGTGCTGCTGGAGCGTATCGACCAGACTCGCGGGAAGAGCGAACGCGTCCACGGCCGGGTCGGGGACCAGCCCCGTGAAGACGGCGAAATCGGCGTCCACGCGCGGCGAGCGGGCGACGTGACCGGGGAGCACGAGGCGCTGCTCGCCGGCAACGAGGAGTCACTCGAACTCACGCACCGCGCCGGGAGTCGGCGGGTGTTCGCCGCGGGCGCGCTCGACGCCGCCGCGTGGCTGGCCGACCAGCCAGCCGGCTTCTACCGCTTCGAGGAGGTGGCTGCGGACCTATGA
- the dapA gene encoding 4-hydroxy-tetrahydrodipicolinate synthase: MELTTPLDGVYPAMTTPLTDDGSIDFDRLHDHTRRLVDGGVDGLVPVGTTGESATLTHDEHVEVVEAVVDAADGDVPVIAGAGSNSTHEAVGLAGRSVDAGADALLLISPYYNRPEPAGMVAHYREIADRVDVPQVLYNVPSRTGRTIEVDSAVELARHENIIGYKAASGDVGRVSEIVERTADEEFSVLSGDDGLTLPIISVGGRGTVSVTANVEPERVGDLVHSALDGDFETARRRHQELEPLNRALFAESNPIPVKAAQELRGHGPANYRSPLTPLSEDHWAPLREALNDLAERELSV; this comes from the coding sequence ATGGAACTCACGACACCCCTCGACGGCGTCTACCCCGCGATGACGACGCCGTTGACCGACGACGGAAGCATCGACTTCGACCGACTCCACGACCACACCCGCCGCCTCGTCGACGGTGGCGTCGACGGCCTCGTCCCCGTCGGCACTACCGGCGAGAGCGCCACCCTCACCCACGACGAACACGTCGAAGTGGTCGAGGCTGTGGTCGACGCGGCCGACGGCGACGTCCCAGTGATCGCCGGCGCGGGCAGCAACTCCACCCACGAGGCGGTCGGCCTCGCGGGCCGCTCCGTGGACGCCGGCGCGGACGCGCTCCTCCTCATCTCGCCGTACTACAACCGCCCCGAACCCGCCGGGATGGTCGCTCACTACCGCGAGATCGCGGACCGCGTCGACGTCCCGCAGGTCCTCTACAACGTCCCGTCCCGGACGGGCCGCACCATCGAGGTGGACTCCGCCGTCGAACTGGCGCGCCACGAGAACATAATCGGCTACAAGGCCGCCAGCGGCGACGTGGGTCGCGTCAGCGAAATCGTTGAGCGCACCGCCGACGAGGAGTTCTCGGTGCTCTCCGGCGACGACGGCCTGACGCTCCCGATCATCTCGGTCGGCGGGCGCGGCACCGTCAGCGTGACCGCGAACGTCGAACCCGAGCGCGTCGGCGACCTCGTCCACTCGGCCCTCGACGGCGACTTCGAGACCGCCCGACGGCGCCACCAGGAGCTCGAACCGCTCAATCGCGCGCTGTTCGCCGAGTCGAACCCGATCCCGGTGAAGGCCGCCCAAGAGCTCCGCGGTCACGGCCCGGCGAACTACCGCTCGCCACTCACACCGCTCTCCGAGGACCACTGGGCCCCGCTCCGGGAGGCGCTGAACGACCTCGCCGAACGAGAGCTCTCCGTATGA
- a CDS encoding metallophosphoesterase family protein: MLVLGDAHADTHDRRRSLFAAYRAADAAVALQAGDLMYYDLPIPTYFIGGNNEDFDVVESLRHGRVESDDVSNAVLLHSTAETVEGLRVAGLSGNYAPTQFEKERTMLRGDRRRHFVREDVERAKELDDVDVFLAHEAPHGLPVTEEYDVGCKYIDELLDVLEPDLCLVGHHHEHVESTYGETRVLSLAPAWESYYRLDPDTLAVSRHDTPSA; the protein is encoded by the coding sequence ATGCTCGTCCTCGGCGACGCTCACGCGGACACGCACGACAGACGGCGCTCGCTGTTCGCCGCCTACCGCGCGGCAGACGCGGCCGTCGCACTCCAGGCCGGGGACCTGATGTACTACGACCTCCCGATTCCGACTTACTTCATCGGCGGCAACAACGAGGACTTCGACGTCGTCGAGTCGCTCCGCCACGGCCGCGTCGAGAGCGACGACGTGTCGAACGCCGTGCTCCTCCACAGCACCGCCGAGACCGTCGAGGGACTCCGGGTAGCCGGCCTCTCGGGCAACTACGCGCCGACGCAGTTCGAGAAGGAGCGGACGATGCTGCGCGGGGACCGGCGCCGCCACTTCGTCCGCGAGGACGTCGAACGCGCGAAGGAACTCGACGACGTGGACGTGTTCCTCGCCCACGAGGCGCCCCACGGCCTCCCGGTCACCGAGGAGTACGACGTCGGTTGCAAGTACATCGACGAACTGCTGGACGTTCTCGAACCCGACCTCTGTCTCGTCGGCCACCACCACGAGCACGTCGAGTCGACGTACGGCGAGACGCGCGTCCTCTCGCTCGCGCCAGCGTGGGAGTCCTACTACCGCCTCGACCCCGACACCCTCGCCGTCTCCCGACACGACACGCCGTCGGCGTGA
- a CDS encoding NYN domain-containing protein, with protein sequence MAPIQDAQRVAVLADSQNLYHSAQSVYSRNIDYGSLLEKAVQGRQLTRAIAYVIRAQAEDEDRFFEALLDIGFETKIKDIKTFGDGSKKADWDVGMSLDAVSLADHVDTVVLCTGDGDFSRLCSHLRHEGVRVEVMAFGESAADELVEVADSFIDLSEREETFLL encoded by the coding sequence ATGGCTCCGATTCAGGACGCCCAGCGCGTCGCGGTTCTCGCAGACTCCCAGAACCTCTACCACTCCGCACAGAGCGTCTACTCCCGGAACATCGACTACGGCTCGCTACTCGAGAAGGCAGTGCAGGGCCGCCAGCTCACTCGCGCCATCGCCTACGTCATCCGGGCGCAGGCCGAGGACGAGGACCGGTTCTTCGAGGCGCTCCTCGACATCGGCTTCGAGACGAAGATCAAGGACATCAAGACGTTCGGCGACGGCTCGAAGAAGGCCGACTGGGACGTCGGGATGAGCCTCGACGCCGTCTCGCTGGCCGACCACGTCGACACGGTCGTCCTCTGTACGGGCGACGGCGACTTCTCGCGGCTCTGCAGTCACCTCCGCCACGAGGGCGTCCGCGTCGAGGTCATGGCGTTCGGGGAGTCGGCGGCCGACGAACTCGTCGAAGTCGCGGACTCGTTCATCGACCTCAGCGAACGAGAAGAGACGTTCCTGCTCTAG
- a CDS encoding PUA domain-containing protein — protein sequence MQDADVESLRTVADYQFAAGAGTALFPEDGHLEVRRSSTGRPQQVARGDGGRLVSVGLDGRFTLGTAGGQRLVDALPHPVARVVVGDDSEPFVREGKNVFAKFVQAVDPAVRADDEVAVVHESGALLAVGRAELDAQSMLDFETGMAVMVRSGVDPEQ from the coding sequence ATGCAGGACGCGGACGTCGAGTCGCTCCGCACGGTCGCGGACTACCAGTTCGCCGCGGGAGCCGGTACCGCGCTGTTCCCCGAGGACGGCCACCTCGAAGTACGGCGCTCGAGCACCGGCCGTCCACAGCAGGTCGCTCGCGGTGACGGCGGGCGACTCGTCTCGGTCGGCCTCGACGGCCGGTTCACGCTCGGTACCGCCGGCGGCCAGCGCCTCGTCGACGCACTCCCTCACCCGGTCGCTCGCGTCGTCGTCGGCGACGACAGCGAGCCGTTCGTCCGGGAGGGGAAGAACGTGTTCGCGAAGTTCGTCCAGGCGGTCGACCCGGCGGTTCGGGCCGACGACGAGGTCGCGGTCGTCCACGAGTCGGGCGCCCTCCTGGCGGTCGGTCGGGCAGAACTCGACGCGCAGTCGATGCTGGACTTTGAGACGGGGATGGCCGTGATGGTGCGCTCCGGAGTCGACCCGGAGCAGTGA
- a CDS encoding nascent polypeptide-associated complex protein, whose amino-acid sequence MFGGGGMNPRKMKQMMEQMGIDVDEIDATEVVIKRADGNEIVFSDPDVTKMDARGQETYQIIGEPSEREGAAEVESGDDGGAADEAIPQGDVDIVAQRTGASEDEAREALEATDGDLAAAIDQLE is encoded by the coding sequence ATGTTTGGTGGAGGCGGCATGAACCCACGGAAGATGAAACAGATGATGGAACAGATGGGCATCGACGTCGACGAGATCGACGCCACCGAGGTGGTCATCAAGCGTGCGGACGGCAACGAGATCGTGTTCTCGGACCCCGACGTGACGAAGATGGACGCCCGCGGTCAGGAGACCTACCAGATCATCGGCGAACCCAGCGAGCGGGAGGGTGCGGCCGAGGTCGAGTCCGGTGACGACGGCGGGGCGGCCGACGAAGCGATCCCGCAGGGCGACGTCGACATCGTCGCCCAGCGCACGGGCGCCAGCGAGGACGAGGCCCGGGAGGCACTGGAGGCCACCGACGGCGACCTCGCGGCGGCCATCGACCAGCTGGAGTGA
- a CDS encoding tRNA (adenine-N1)-methyltransferase has translation MILLVRGDREFLVAPGEELHTDLGVVEVPADPTSGDTVESHLGEPFTVRKLRGPDLFNHLERTGAPMMPKDIGLVVGHTGAAAGDRVLDAGTGTGVLAAYLGRLGADVLTFERDAEFADVARENMELAEVADTVEVRTGDVTEHLEDLSGFDLLTLDTQNAPEVVANAPDMLVSGGYVAVYSPFVENARETELTAREVGLADVETVETIQRRLDIDDRGSRPSTAGVGHTGYLLFARKP, from the coding sequence GTGATTCTGCTCGTCCGCGGCGACCGGGAGTTCCTCGTGGCGCCGGGCGAAGAGCTGCACACCGACCTCGGCGTCGTCGAGGTGCCAGCCGACCCGACGTCCGGCGACACCGTCGAGTCCCACCTGGGCGAGCCGTTCACGGTCCGGAAGCTGCGCGGCCCGGACCTGTTCAACCACCTGGAGCGAACGGGTGCGCCGATGATGCCCAAGGACATCGGGCTGGTCGTCGGCCACACCGGCGCCGCCGCCGGGGACCGCGTGCTCGACGCCGGCACGGGAACGGGTGTGCTCGCTGCGTACCTCGGCCGCCTCGGCGCGGACGTCCTGACCTTCGAGCGGGACGCCGAGTTCGCCGACGTCGCTCGCGAGAACATGGAGCTCGCGGAGGTCGCGGACACGGTCGAGGTACGGACCGGTGACGTCACCGAACACCTCGAGGACCTCTCCGGGTTCGACCTCCTCACCCTCGACACGCAGAACGCGCCCGAGGTCGTGGCGAACGCTCCCGACATGCTCGTCTCGGGCGGCTACGTCGCCGTCTACTCGCCGTTCGTCGAGAACGCCCGCGAGACGGAACTGACTGCGCGGGAGGTCGGCCTTGCGGACGTCGAGACGGTCGAGACGATCCAGCGCCGGCTGGACATCGACGACCGCGGCTCCCGGCCCTCGACGGCCGGCGTGGGCCACACCGGCTACCTGCTGTTCGCGCGCAAGCCCTGA
- a CDS encoding transcription factor S, which yields MEFCDECGSMMKAEDGLWVCGSCGSKQPKDPDASYVVTEGQEETEIVDVSDAQDKGLPKTTVVCPNCENDEAHWYMQQIRSADESETRFFICTECEHRWREDDN from the coding sequence ATGGAATTCTGCGACGAGTGCGGCTCGATGATGAAAGCCGAGGACGGGCTCTGGGTCTGTGGGAGCTGTGGGAGCAAGCAGCCGAAGGACCCGGACGCGTCCTACGTCGTCACCGAGGGGCAGGAGGAGACCGAGATCGTCGACGTCAGCGACGCCCAGGACAAGGGCCTGCCGAAGACGACGGTCGTCTGCCCGAACTGCGAGAACGACGAGGCACACTGGTACATGCAGCAGATCCGCTCGGCGGACGAGTCCGAGACGCGATTCTTCATCTGTACGGAGTGCGAGCACCGCTGGCGCGAGGACGACAACTAG
- a CDS encoding DUF5789 family protein — protein sequence MAREVKLNHLSAELEALSYPASHEDAQATFEDVVLRYADGEEPFVDVLERSQEDVFVSRDDLESEIYNNLPTEAVGEPGQSEGEG from the coding sequence ATGGCACGCGAGGTCAAACTCAACCACCTGTCCGCCGAGCTCGAGGCGCTCTCGTACCCCGCGTCCCACGAGGACGCCCAGGCCACGTTCGAGGACGTCGTGTTACGCTACGCGGACGGCGAGGAACCGTTCGTCGACGTCCTCGAGCGGTCCCAGGAGGACGTGTTCGTGAGTCGCGACGACCTCGAGTCCGAGATCTACAACAACCTCCCGACGGAAGCCGTCGGCGAACCCGGGCAGTCGGAGGGCGAAGGGTGA
- a CDS encoding MFS transporter, with amino-acid sequence MALFDTDRRVLVLALARMADAVGNSFLIVVLPAYIGAHGRVAVDQYTGQLAVLGVDLLVVTPSLLVGVVLSAFGFLNSFLQPFTGRASDRAGKRKVFILAGLALLGVASGSYALVSDYRLVIVLRALQGIGAALTIPATVALVNELATTDTRGNNFGVFNTFRLIGFGFGPVVAGFVLTRYGFDAAFGVAVVGAFLSFLLVSFLVSDVEETRAKAGEDLSIAVRGDSGLLDPVFALGVATVCMGITISLFATLEPIINERLGQDNVLFGLEFGTVVIANVLFQVPIGRASDRYGRRPFLVGGFLLLIPATLAQGYALTPATMIVSRFLQGVAVAAVFAPSLAVAGDLAREGESGTTLSILTMGFGLGTAIGPLASGYLVRFGFVTPFAVGAVLAAAALVVVYSQVQETLVDPQPIRAVPGD; translated from the coding sequence ATGGCGCTGTTCGACACGGACCGACGCGTGCTGGTACTGGCGCTGGCGCGGATGGCCGACGCCGTGGGCAACTCCTTCCTCATCGTCGTGCTCCCCGCGTACATCGGCGCACACGGCCGCGTCGCGGTCGACCAGTACACCGGACAGCTCGCCGTCCTCGGCGTCGACCTGCTGGTCGTCACGCCGTCCCTGCTCGTCGGTGTCGTGCTCTCGGCGTTCGGCTTCCTCAACAGCTTCCTCCAGCCGTTCACGGGGCGCGCGTCGGACCGCGCGGGCAAACGCAAGGTGTTCATCCTCGCCGGTCTGGCGCTCCTCGGTGTCGCCTCCGGGAGCTACGCACTGGTCTCGGACTACCGGCTCGTGATCGTGTTGCGCGCGCTGCAGGGCATCGGTGCCGCACTCACCATCCCCGCCACGGTCGCGCTCGTGAACGAACTCGCGACGACCGACACCCGGGGCAACAACTTCGGCGTGTTCAACACGTTCCGCCTCATCGGCTTCGGCTTCGGTCCCGTGGTCGCCGGGTTCGTGCTCACGCGGTACGGCTTCGACGCCGCGTTCGGGGTCGCCGTCGTCGGCGCGTTCCTCAGCTTCCTGCTCGTCAGCTTCCTCGTCTCCGACGTCGAGGAGACCCGGGCGAAGGCGGGCGAGGACCTCTCGATAGCGGTCCGCGGCGACAGCGGCCTGCTCGACCCCGTGTTCGCGCTCGGCGTCGCCACCGTCTGCATGGGGATCACCATCTCGCTGTTCGCCACGCTCGAACCGATCATCAACGAGCGACTCGGCCAGGACAACGTGCTGTTCGGCCTGGAGTTCGGGACGGTCGTCATCGCCAACGTCCTGTTCCAGGTGCCGATCGGCCGCGCGAGCGACCGGTACGGTCGCCGCCCGTTCCTCGTCGGTGGGTTCCTCCTCCTCATTCCCGCGACGCTCGCCCAGGGGTACGCGCTCACGCCCGCGACGATGATCGTCTCGCGGTTCCTGCAGGGCGTCGCGGTCGCAGCGGTGTTCGCGCCGTCGCTCGCGGTCGCCGGTGACCTCGCGAGGGAGGGCGAGTCCGGGACGACGCTGTCCATCCTCACGATGGGGTTCGGCCTCGGCACCGCGATCGGGCCGCTGGCGTCGGGCTACCTGGTGCGCTTCGGCTTCGTCACGCCGTTCGCGGTCGGCGCCGTACTCGCGGCCGCCGCGCTGGTCGTCGTCTACTCGCAGGTCCAGGAGACCCTCGTCGACCCGCAGCCGATCCGCGCGGTTCCCGGCGACTGA
- a CDS encoding enoyl-CoA hydratase/isomerase family protein — MADTVQLDVEDDVATVTVDRPDSLNALNVETLEALDDAIEEAEDADARALVLTGAGEKAFVAGADISYMAEMDVQEAEEYADLGHSVANAIESFPAPAIACINGYAFGGGMELALACDLRVASERAVLGQTEIDLGIIPGWGATQRLPRLVDDETARRLVYFGDRLDATDAHEEGLVGEVLAHDELREYVDELAAELAAQPATALQAAKEAINQSHETTLEAGLDFERRTWAGLFGSHDQREGMAAFLEDRDPKFE; from the coding sequence ATGGCAGACACCGTCCAACTGGACGTCGAAGACGACGTCGCGACCGTCACCGTGGACCGACCGGACAGCCTCAACGCGCTGAACGTGGAGACGCTGGAGGCACTCGACGACGCCATCGAGGAAGCCGAAGACGCCGACGCCCGAGCGCTCGTGCTCACCGGCGCCGGCGAGAAGGCGTTCGTCGCGGGCGCGGACATCTCCTACATGGCCGAGATGGACGTCCAGGAGGCCGAGGAGTACGCCGACCTCGGTCACTCAGTGGCGAACGCCATCGAGTCGTTCCCGGCGCCCGCCATCGCCTGCATCAACGGCTACGCGTTCGGCGGCGGGATGGAACTCGCGCTCGCCTGCGACCTCCGCGTGGCCTCCGAGCGCGCGGTGCTCGGCCAGACCGAGATCGACCTCGGCATCATCCCGGGCTGGGGCGCCACCCAGCGGCTCCCGCGACTCGTCGACGACGAGACGGCGCGTCGACTCGTCTACTTCGGCGACCGCCTCGACGCCACGGACGCACACGAGGAGGGACTCGTCGGCGAGGTACTCGCCCACGACGAACTCCGCGAGTACGTCGACGAACTCGCGGCCGAACTCGCCGCACAGCCCGCGACCGCGCTCCAGGCCGCCAAAGAGGCGATCAACCAGAGCCACGAGACGACGCTGGAAGCGGGTCTCGACTTCGAGCGTCGCACCTGGGCGGGGCTGTTCGGCAGCCACGACCAGCGCGAGGGGATGGCGGCGTTCCTCGAGGACCGCGACCCAAAGTTCGAGTAG
- a CDS encoding DUF5797 family protein, with product MTLSEEDRERLADIVELQPTKNGDLQDRWGMESGSDVHQYLEGELRDYYYRDENSLIRATAEAATLVGAEPEDGEAPAVHMSENERRVFAVIAGPDERAESVVSVLHSVRDEFDAPETEAADVRRALQTLKRKGIVEVEHRTVPTYKLAVPRDEVNVEDDEDD from the coding sequence ATGACCCTCTCCGAGGAGGACCGCGAGCGGCTGGCGGACATCGTGGAACTCCAGCCCACGAAGAACGGGGACCTGCAGGACCGCTGGGGGATGGAGAGCGGCAGCGACGTCCACCAGTACCTCGAAGGCGAACTGCGAGACTACTACTACCGCGACGAGAACAGCCTGATCCGAGCGACCGCGGAGGCCGCCACGCTCGTCGGCGCGGAACCGGAGGACGGCGAGGCGCCGGCCGTCCACATGTCCGAGAACGAGCGTCGCGTGTTCGCGGTCATCGCGGGGCCCGACGAGCGCGCGGAGAGCGTCGTCTCCGTGCTCCACTCGGTCCGCGACGAGTTCGACGCGCCGGAGACCGAGGCCGCCGACGTCCGCCGTGCGCTCCAGACGCTCAAGCGCAAGGGTATCGTCGAAGTCGAGCACCGGACGGTCCCGACGTACAAGCTCGCCGTCCCCCGCGACGAAGTCAACGTCGAGGACGACGAGGACGACTGA